The sequence TCATCACTGAggaaactttttgttttaaactacaaTTACTGTTGTACTTAAATTCGATTACCTGTACTTCTATTTCCGACTGACATTTTAAACACCTGTTTGCAGCGGACAGTTATTTCAAACCACACAATGATAATCTTAAATTATTCGAATAACTTTTACTTTCGAAATACCACaaagaaaatatcaataagGACATCTTTTTGATAAACCAACTAGCTTCGTGAGAACAAATCTGTTACCCCTATGCATTGATCCATATTTGATCGCCATTGGTCGCTACTttgttatcaatttttgatttcttGTCAATTTTATCGAtaaaaatgatagttttaaaactCCTATCTCTTGTTCAAAGAACCacataataatttgataaaattataggGTAGACTTAATATATGTCTCTTTAGAAAATTATACcgttttaacaaaattgttaatGATAAAATCTTCAACTTTAAACAGGCATGTGTGATATAGACCAAGATATCACAAAATGATATATTCAGTCATTGCCGTGCAATTATACCTGTCAAATTCCATTTCAATCGTGATCAAATGAAtgatttatgtatcaacaaaaCAGATTATTATCGCTTTTTCCTCACCATTACCCACAGTAAAGTGAAAGAAAAGACATCAAAATATGTTATACCAATATGAAGAATGCAAAATACTTTAACATTTTCCTTGTTccgaatttaattttttattgtttgaacaTCGTTATAATATCATTTGTCTCTCTGTCCGTTAAAGTGGTCTTGGACAAATAATAATCTTATTGAAAcatgaattttctaaatttaatcagtgcgaaaaaaatgtttagCGTGCCAGccataaatatcttataaatttgtaaaatacaatATGTCATACAAGAGATCCCAGTTTCCAGATAGGTTGTGAAAAAAGCATACAAAGGCTATTGCAATACAAACATGGAAGGCAGAAAATGTTTTCTCATTTCTTTGAAAATTCCTATTCAATATCTTACGCATCGCTCGATGACAAACTATTTTGAATAGCTTCTTTTCACATTTGCTAAATTTTTGGACGGGTAAAGGATTTCAATTTTCGATAaaagttgttgtattttattctTTGCATTATTGGCATACAGTTTGGATTAGcttaaattttcaaacttgGGTCATTCTAAAACAAGGGTTGCTTGAACggacatattttcatttgttttcaatgtaaATATGATTACCACAAGGGGACTGGTTTTAATAGATCATTGCTATAAATGAAGCCAGTgaataactgattttttttggtattcaCGAAATATTTGGCATTGCTTGaagtaattaaaacaaaacaaaaaagaatttcACTGGTCCAGCAGATCGTTTCCTAATACTTTCATGACTTTTGGTTTTTAGGTTTTGCTTGTTCAGTCAAAATGGCGTTATCTATATGCCATTGTTgcttttctttgtttacatatttgtttattttatatggaATAAGATAATCACACAATGCAGACTACTGTACCCCAAATTTTGACATGTCTTCTCatttatatctgtttgttttgttctcaTATTGtcgtcaatataaaaaaaatttaagcgTGCGACTGTCGTGTATAAACAAGGGAGAGTTGAAGCTAGATATAAAACCAGGTGTAATCctctattttctacataaagaaTGCCTGTATAAAGTCGGGAATCtgacaattgttttccattcgtgtgatgtgtttgagcCTTTGATTTTGCTAAATTTTTTTCGAATGGACCTTCCGATTTCAATTTTCCTTGAAGTTcgatatttttgatattttggggGTTTTTTCAGCACATCATACCTAACACAAACCAGGTAtataagtaaaaacaaatccctttattaaaaaaaaaagattgagaTGGACCTAGTGTATTTTTTTCCTCTCATTTAAGTGTTCAAGAAGTGTCGAGCATACAAAGCCACATGGTTCATTTTTTATACTGATTGTTTACTCCGACACTTGAAATCGCTCTTATTAGATGTGTCAAAATAATAAGAATTAATATGTTATAATTATCAAGTTAAAAAAGTTAATTAGGGTAACACATGGTATTTTGTGTATTTCAATGTTTTACAGTCGAAGgcgacaaaaaaaattatgatggTATCTATAATCAGCTTGTTTCCCGATGTTCAAATATCGCAAATCAATTAAGAAACGTCAAATCAAGGTAACGAAACAAACGGTAAATCAAgttcttatattattttaacaaaaatttacagTTATTGCATTGTCTTGGGTTCGTTGTTTTTTAAAACCCCTACCCATTTAAGGTTTACAATATATTGCATTGAACTAACTATCAGTAGCTGCGATTTCTAACATATATGcacttattatatttttgatgttggaatgtacaagtacccgaCCACGTCCACTGatagttgtttttctttcattattttgtacattactAAGACTGTTTGTttacttgtttgaattgttttacatttgtcaattcGGGGCATTTTTAAgcttactatacagtatgggccttgctcattgttgtaatccatacggtgacctatagtttttaattaatgtttCATTTGGTTTCTCGTGAAgcgttgtctcataggcaatcataatacatttttatatatgtattagctgaagaaagataactctacaTTGACTACTACACTTTTGAGATACACGtcgaaaaataaattataccGTGGTTTTTCTTTTCTGAATTTCATAGAGGATTGGAAGAACAGACAAAGACTTCAGCAAATCATCTCCTCTATGGCATAAAGTATTGCAATTAAACTTTAGGATACTTTATTAGAATGCAGCAATCCACTGACTTTGTCTTCTACTTTCACCATTACAATATCCACAGCCATGAACAACCAATAAAACGAAAACAATATTAAGCAAATGGTGATAATAAGGGGTTTATTGTTTTGCCGTTTTTAAGATATTGCATAATATGTAATCAATAAGGGGATGAATTTAAACAGTAGTTAATTTGgaaagtttaataaaatgtttctttAACCTCAACGTATATCTATATGCTAGTCGGAAACTCTGCAGTTTAATTACCAGTAaatcctattgtatttgtttgaaGAAAGTTCGTGTGTTAAAGACGTCAATCTATGATCGATTGTTTTTAAATGGCTTTTCCTTTCCTCTTGTTGACTTTCCTTTCTTTCATAGggatgtcacaatgtttcccTAGTATGGAGTGTACGCTATGCTTTGAATTGCGTTTTATATCTGAattaacttattattttataGTAGATGGTTTTTGTtcttaaatagaaaatatgaaaCCAGGTGTTCTTTAGTGTAAAGGCGAAGTCATATCATCAAAAGTTTTGCGCAGGCAATAAAGATTTGGTTGATAGAATATAAGTTTCACAGATGACCATGTGATTATTCCACAAGTCATCACTACAACCACTTGTCCACATATCAGACGTAAGcttatatgaattttaaaaacgtaaaattacaaaaataacgataataataaatgcaataaaataaaaaacagaaattcctttatcaaatggcaaaaggTTCAGATATATCAAACGATTGAAAACAACTGTCTGTTTCCTTGTGATTTACCTTTTGATggctattatttgtttgtttctctgtcctatattttctcccattcatcagtttatttattgtaaccctATCGTGTAATGTTGTcgttttaatgttaaaattaacactacgattaaagcgggaggtttggcatgtcaccaaaccaggttcaactcacccttttttcataaaatgccctgtaccaagtcagaaaaacggccattgttacattatagttcgtttctgtcagtgttacgtttcggttgtatcgtagttctcttatataagttttttaaccaaatttgtttttttctctatcgatttatgaaatttgaacagcggtacactactgttgcctttatctaaaCAAAACTTCGAGTGTCACTAGTAAAGGAGAACCCTTCCGAAGCATATAAGCTCTACCGCCGGTTTCAGATCTGGTTAGTGTTGCTGGATCCtttaatttttgtgaaatttttagTTGTTTGTCTGTTATTGTCTCCCTAATCTGCTGTTATATTACCTTTTATACCCCAATTTAAGCTTCTTTACTTGCGTCCAATTATCTGTTGCTTATGTGCTAATGTGTACATGCgattatatataaacatcatTTCAATATTGGTTGAAGGGTTTCAACAGTTTCCACCAATTTAAGCGAGGggaaaaaagcaaacaaaataacaatgcaACTATCAATgtaaaagtattaaataaatatcttattcatCAATAACTATATACttttaacaaaacatattaTTAACACAACAcattcatgaaaatattttgattttatttcagaCCACTGTTTTTCGTTCTCCTTCTATTTAAAGAATCTTAAACCCTGAGAAGGACGAGAATGAGTTCAAATCACCATGGAGAACATTTGCAGCATTAggaattgtttttataaatgcaGTATCACCCTTCTTCATGTCAACGACTACGTTTTTGGTGGACTGTACGGAATCACTGACTCCAATAGCACTTGCTCTATTCCCGGTTATTTTTGCACCATGCTGACTACTTTTATGTTTCAATAAGAATACTGTGTCAAACTGTTTACCTTTTGGTACGTCAGATGTCCAACTAAATGAATATAGTCCGTCTTCATGACATTTAAATGTGCCGTCGGCGGAGTTGTACGCAAGGCCCACGTTCGTTTTCACATCATCGTATATCACAATATGTGCCTTGTTTTGATTGCCTTTTATAACTCTCATTGGTGACCCTCTGTTAGCGTGGAAGGCTACTGGATTGTAAGCTTAAAATGGATAATGATTTATGTATCACATATATGCATAGTTAGACAAGTgcataaccaaaaaaaaagaacattctGATACTTGTTTTACTGCAAAGTAATaatataatgcttttttttttttaaatcagaatgAAAGTAACTATacgaatttttaaaatgttggtTTTGCGTAGCTATCATATACTGTATAATCACATTAATGTAAAATTAGAACAAAGTCTGGATAgtacaaataaagtttaaataaacatatatatacttaaagaaattaaaaataataaataataactttTAGTTATGCTCCTCTttgaatttgtataaaatattaaaagtgcaTACTAATTAGCattatactgtgaattcattatagTTCGTGGTGAGCATTACTGTAAACAGGGAAATAAAGACGGCGCGATATTTCCCGGTTTACAGTATATGAATATTGTATAAGTTAAAACTCAAATTGAAGTGTTcggaaaagataaaataattaaatcttggtataaccacgaaatcaaatgtcCACGAGCAAATGATGTTTAttgcaatccacgaaaattaatgaaataatagaaatatataatgCCATTTCCAAAATTTGACCCTTAAAGTTCTTTCTCATCATAAATCACATCTTTACATCCTTTGTCATTGTgttatgtataaatttaaaaatccaATGCACATTCCGTCATTAGAACGAAAATTCCAAACAATATAgtaaaattctatattttaccAATATATGAATGagaatgattttttactatcgTCCtatattaacatgataaaaGCAAAACCGAAATTAATAagtatatttatgaaatattcagTGCTTTCATTTGAGGGTGATAATTGGTCGTCCACTACATGACATTAAGTAAAATGTTAGGttctttaaaactattttgaaaataaggaTTCAATGAATGCATAACATCGTGTTTTATGTTGCAGATCAATGCCACTTAGCATAGTGCATTCTCATTCAACATCGATGAGTAgtctatatatttttagaaatgttcCGAAACATGagaaaaattaacgaaaacTGTGAAGGATTTCAAAATATGTATCTTGTATATGCAATGTTCACCAACAtttaattaatatgttttgGTAGGTGATAATATACATATTCAGAGAAACTTATTTTGAGCCCTTAAAAAAAGCCGTATATACGTCATTTATacgtttatataataatatatattaccTGATACTATCTGGCCTGAAACAAAAAACggacaaaatattaaacaaagtttGGGTGAAATAAAAGGCAAAACAATTGCATTATACTGATGAATAAAAGTGCttaccaattaaaaaaaaagataaatagaaGATATCATATGGTCCTTACATTATCATATCTTTAACAATAAACTCATTGAAAAcgtttaaacaaaacacattccTACTATTTTTCAAGCTTGTAATGCATATACAATTTCTAGATACatgatttttgatttataagttgTTATTAGCTTTTAACCAAATGTCAGTCACttcgagtactctcaaatctgtACTCTGTGTCTTTTCTGTT is a genomic window of Mytilus trossulus isolate FHL-02 chromosome 1, PNRI_Mtr1.1.1.hap1, whole genome shotgun sequence containing:
- the LOC134711208 gene encoding C1q-related factor-like, whose protein sequence is MSGTASFAILALCFISSQIVSAYNPVAFHANRGSPMRVIKGNQNKAHIVIYDDVKTNVGLAYNSADGTFKCHEDGLYSFSWTSDVPKGKQFDTVFLLKHKSSQHGAKITGNRASAIGVSDSVQSTKNVVVDMKKGDTAFIKTIPNAANVLHGDLNSFSSFSGFKIL